The Clostridiaceae bacterium HFYG-1003 genome includes a window with the following:
- a CDS encoding cell wall-binding repeat-containing protein gives MNLDAAARSNVIVVDSATGLSKLNLKNVGSRFTVSARLINRGDQSVAFDYDATLQTDAVKNGRFELAPRLLEVVKGGSVTVAPHSEQTVTIELDASAYEQELSQSMPNGYYLEGFIRFTSADVPAVSLPYVGFKGTWNDIPVLEKSIYDYSGSEKPFYYTDTTTNFTHFFSSIAGKSVVLGYQRGQTPAYDKNRLVISPNGDGKLDDMKFRGTFLRNYRNVQLLVYEANGTTPIHTSFVSSLLGTKNHFSGDERWEKSTTNSSWSWNGRANYKTIPDGLYQLDVSVTPNIAGAKAQLTRFPVLVDTKMPALRKAAFDETVRKLTFEAYDVTSGILSLEVALADGTKLELIDGGYVIPAGINLADVMITVTDLGYNEFKTNAANAMIPVNQGVITVRATTKDGSLTPSFKPVVRNEKGEIQASLTSLPYGTYTVEATEIQKGYITDQSKYTVTLTEAQPAAVVEFMFAKPNIPTGELVIALTIQDGPYPEVLQFVATDSKGVEYPLARDAYMSSWYVVDLPYESYTISLKNLLTGWTLTPETAAVEVRSSYPPITYMTLAQGVGGFIKPQAIGEDGLDVSDIEFTAIDEYGTAVDLTKALPNGSYTVYPTTVPARVYVTPQSQEAELTAEVKEVKPAFTFRKTNGQTGSVKINTLKAKAEYPEIKPEYAVEDYYGNQMTDWEALPLGTYYVVVKNAPMEYSYEPYDAEIIITPEQPDHTVDFTFTKLSDTGKSGTLSLTVNDPTYSYRDNITFEITDEAGAVTTLVYDRLSFSSNRVKLPYGIYKVRALDVKDGWYLEPETALWRLDSLYSYLDFDLKQGTRPQVIQSVEELPRLTVPYGTAAGELKLPQTVNVTLNTGKTIELPVSWDVKPYDPEQTGLVKLSGELDLTGQIFTNPDQIKAVQEVEVEARELIISSVEAVEPLTAAYGTPKDALGLPATVGLKLSDGSTVENPVVWDLKPYTGKTGTVKLSGTLDLTGKEYLNPDQLKAVITIVVKPAEITETQTFERISVLEDTVWSELPLPQTVQVTLNDGSKAALPAEWIKSDYDASRIGEQTITGQIKLPEDGSILNPKELTLEVVIEIGNLERIAGSTRYDTAIAIGQRTVRETDTIILVNGEASADSLLAGPLAVQLNAPILLLRDKSLSDKIAYELKRLGTSKVILVGGESVIPASVARILSAAGYSVERLGGSNRFQTSLLVDQKVRSLSGNQTHAVIANGSSLFDALTMGSAAGEMGVGILFNDGKTLSMIEPAMKGLTSATLMGGTLVEAKAVETNLTTRGIKVERLAGKTRYETAAAIANRFYSKADRVLIANGERPYDASAAAPLCHRYGAPLLLTPAKALNPATAKFITDQGIEKAFLLGGELTISPETETAIQDLLK, from the coding sequence ATGAACCTCGACGCGGCAGCCCGGTCCAACGTGATCGTGGTGGATTCGGCCACCGGATTGTCAAAACTGAATCTGAAAAATGTCGGAAGCCGCTTTACCGTGTCAGCCAGGCTGATCAACCGCGGGGACCAGTCCGTTGCCTTTGACTATGACGCGACCCTTCAGACCGACGCGGTGAAGAACGGACGGTTTGAACTGGCTCCGCGGCTTCTGGAAGTGGTAAAGGGCGGCAGCGTTACCGTTGCGCCGCACTCCGAGCAGACGGTGACGATTGAGCTGGATGCCTCAGCCTACGAGCAGGAACTCTCACAATCCATGCCCAACGGCTATTACCTGGAAGGCTTTATCCGCTTCACCAGCGCGGATGTACCAGCCGTCAGTCTGCCCTATGTCGGATTCAAGGGAACCTGGAATGACATCCCGGTACTGGAAAAATCAATCTATGATTATTCCGGATCGGAAAAACCGTTCTACTATACCGACACTACAACTAACTTTACCCACTTCTTCTCCAGCATTGCGGGAAAATCCGTCGTGCTCGGCTACCAAAGAGGTCAGACCCCGGCTTATGACAAAAACCGTTTGGTTATTTCGCCCAATGGAGACGGCAAGCTGGATGATATGAAATTCCGCGGGACTTTCCTGCGCAATTACCGCAATGTTCAGCTCCTGGTGTATGAAGCCAACGGCACCACGCCGATCCACACCAGCTTTGTGTCCTCGCTGCTGGGAACGAAAAATCATTTCTCCGGCGATGAACGCTGGGAGAAGTCCACCACCAACTCTTCCTGGAGCTGGAACGGACGGGCGAATTACAAAACGATCCCGGACGGGCTGTATCAGCTCGATGTATCGGTTACGCCAAACATCGCCGGCGCAAAAGCTCAGCTGACACGCTTCCCGGTCCTGGTGGACACCAAGATGCCGGCCCTGCGCAAAGCGGCCTTTGACGAGACAGTCAGAAAGCTCACCTTTGAAGCCTATGACGTTACCTCCGGCATCCTTTCTCTGGAAGTTGCCCTGGCCGACGGTACAAAACTCGAATTAATCGACGGCGGTTATGTGATCCCTGCGGGCATCAACCTGGCGGATGTCATGATTACCGTGACAGACCTGGGATACAATGAATTCAAAACCAACGCCGCCAATGCCATGATTCCCGTTAACCAGGGAGTGATTACCGTCCGGGCAACCACCAAAGACGGTTCTCTGACCCCTTCCTTCAAACCAGTGGTGCGCAATGAAAAAGGCGAAATTCAGGCCAGTCTGACCTCGCTGCCTTACGGTACCTACACGGTGGAAGCGACGGAAATCCAGAAGGGTTATATCACGGATCAGTCCAAGTACACGGTGACCCTGACGGAAGCCCAGCCGGCAGCCGTTGTGGAGTTTATGTTCGCAAAGCCGAACATTCCCACCGGTGAACTGGTCATTGCCCTGACCATTCAGGACGGCCCCTATCCGGAAGTCCTCCAGTTTGTGGCAACCGACTCCAAGGGCGTGGAATATCCACTGGCCAGGGATGCCTACATGTCCAGCTGGTATGTGGTGGATCTGCCGTACGAGTCTTACACCATTTCTCTCAAGAACCTCCTGACTGGATGGACTCTGACGCCGGAAACGGCAGCGGTGGAAGTTCGTTCCAGTTATCCGCCCATTACCTATATGACCCTGGCTCAGGGCGTCGGCGGATTCATCAAGCCGCAGGCCATCGGCGAAGACGGACTGGATGTCTCGGACATCGAGTTTACGGCAATTGATGAATACGGTACGGCGGTAGATCTGACCAAGGCATTGCCCAATGGCAGCTACACCGTCTACCCGACAACTGTCCCGGCCAGAGTGTATGTCACGCCGCAGTCTCAGGAAGCGGAGCTGACCGCAGAAGTTAAGGAAGTCAAACCGGCCTTCACATTCCGCAAGACCAATGGTCAGACCGGATCGGTCAAAATCAACACGTTGAAGGCTAAGGCTGAGTATCCGGAGATCAAGCCGGAATACGCGGTGGAGGACTACTACGGCAATCAGATGACCGACTGGGAGGCCCTGCCCCTTGGCACCTACTATGTTGTGGTGAAAAACGCGCCCATGGAATACAGCTATGAACCCTATGACGCGGAAATTATCATCACGCCGGAACAGCCGGATCACACCGTAGACTTCACCTTTACCAAACTTTCCGATACCGGAAAGAGCGGCACCTTGTCTTTGACGGTGAACGATCCGACCTACTCCTATCGCGATAATATCACGTTTGAAATCACCGATGAGGCCGGAGCGGTCACGACGCTGGTCTATGACCGCCTGTCCTTCTCCAGCAATCGGGTGAAGCTGCCGTATGGCATCTATAAAGTGAGGGCGCTGGATGTTAAGGATGGCTGGTACCTGGAACCGGAGACGGCTCTGTGGCGCCTGGATTCTCTCTACAGCTACCTGGATTTCGATCTGAAGCAGGGAACCAGACCGCAGGTGATCCAGTCAGTGGAAGAACTGCCACGTCTGACGGTGCCCTATGGCACGGCAGCCGGCGAATTGAAACTTCCGCAAACAGTCAATGTGACCCTGAACACCGGTAAAACCATAGAACTCCCGGTATCATGGGATGTTAAGCCTTACGATCCGGAACAGACCGGACTGGTGAAACTGAGCGGCGAACTGGATCTGACTGGACAGATCTTTACCAACCCCGACCAGATCAAAGCCGTACAGGAAGTGGAAGTGGAAGCCCGAGAACTCATCATATCCTCGGTAGAAGCCGTGGAACCGCTTACCGCGGCCTACGGAACCCCGAAAGACGCTCTGGGACTGCCGGCAACGGTGGGGCTCAAGCTCAGCGACGGATCGACCGTGGAGAATCCGGTGGTCTGGGACCTCAAACCCTATACCGGAAAGACCGGTACTGTAAAACTCAGCGGTACCCTGGATCTGACCGGAAAAGAATATCTCAATCCGGATCAATTAAAAGCTGTCATCACCATCGTGGTAAAGCCTGCTGAAATTACCGAAACTCAGACCTTTGAACGGATTTCGGTGCTGGAAGATACGGTCTGGTCCGAACTTCCCTTGCCCCAGACCGTTCAGGTAACCCTGAATGATGGATCAAAGGCAGCTCTCCCGGCAGAATGGATCAAATCCGATTACGATGCCTCCAGAATTGGAGAACAGACCATCACCGGACAGATCAAACTGCCGGAGGATGGCTCGATCCTTAATCCGAAGGAACTGACCCTCGAGGTTGTCATTGAGATCGGAAACCTGGAACGGATTGCGGGTTCTACCCGTTACGACACAGCCATTGCCATCGGTCAGCGCACCGTCCGGGAAACGGATACCATCATCCTGGTCAATGGCGAAGCCTCAGCCGACTCTCTGCTGGCCGGACCGCTGGCGGTTCAGCTGAATGCTCCGATTCTGCTCCTGCGGGATAAGAGTCTGTCAGACAAAATCGCCTATGAACTGAAGCGCCTGGGTACTTCCAAGGTAATTCTGGTCGGCGGCGAAAGCGTTATTCCGGCTTCTGTAGCACGGATTCTGAGCGCGGCCGGATATTCGGTGGAACGGCTGGGCGGATCAAACCGCTTCCAAACCAGCCTCCTGGTAGATCAGAAGGTGCGCTCCCTCTCCGGCAATCAGACTCATGCGGTCATCGCCAACGGCTCCAGCTTGTTTGATGCCCTGACCATGGGCTCTGCCGCCGGCGAAATGGGCGTGGGAATCCTCTTCAATGACGGGAAAACCCTGTCAATGATCGAGCCGGCCATGAAAGGCCTGACCTCAGCCACACTGATGGGAGGAACCCTCGTCGAAGCCAAGGCGGTCGAGACGAATCTGACCACCAGAGGCATCAAGGTGGAACGCCTGGCCGGAAAGACCAGATACGAAACCGCCGCAGCCATTGCCAATCGCTTCTACAGCAAAGCAGATCGGGTTCTCATTGCCAACGGCGAGCGTCCCTATGACGCGTCAGCGGCCGCGCCCCTTTGCCACCGCTATGGAGCGCCTCTCCTGCTGACCCCGGCGAAAGCCCTGAATCCGGCCACTGCGAAGTTTATTACCGACCAGGGGATTGAGAAAGCCTTCCTCCTGGGTGGAGAGCTGACAATCTCACCCGAAACCGAAACCGCAATCCAGGATCTGCTCAAGTAA
- a CDS encoding ISLre2 family transposase: MPILTDFNSMFTTLRQGFDSRMASGTLTMDQVVQETHELTDRIAREQIQDYVQVLDERLRNSQLRKKDYTIERRYQTKTIATTAGPVVFGRTYFRDKKTNHHVCLVDRLLGLEPHQRISRELASCLLSSAKDISYQGTVERYASSGITSRTTVMNLVHRLGNIESSEGPLPQKKVVSRIYIEADEDHVAMQDGSNQQMRLIYVHEGQQSVGKRRKALMGVRRFAGFYKGNSDELWYEVFDYLNSAYEVDKIEEISLSGDGASWIKMGAQILPRCKLYLDKFHLEKALRQAATPIDSYKGTKDEYYWYLKDAISMDSLEDINTFFESAAGLPLKKTQEKKLGEMKTYLLSNWESIQNAAKSGYQGCSAEGHVSHVLSSRLSSRPMGWSTVGAENIARMRVFVLNGGDLMGYFAAKEKEKKKEARLLRLEKRIVKKSRVYPVKQGSISYATPHFGWYKS; encoded by the coding sequence ATGCCTATCTTAACAGATTTCAACTCAATGTTCACCACTCTCAGACAAGGTTTTGATTCAAGAATGGCAAGCGGTACTCTCACCATGGATCAAGTGGTACAGGAGACTCACGAGCTGACGGATCGGATTGCCCGTGAGCAGATCCAGGATTATGTTCAGGTACTCGATGAGCGCCTGAGGAACTCACAGTTACGGAAAAAAGACTACACCATCGAACGGCGCTATCAAACAAAAACCATCGCTACTACAGCCGGACCTGTGGTCTTTGGCCGGACGTACTTTCGGGATAAAAAGACCAATCACCATGTGTGTCTGGTGGATCGTCTTCTGGGCCTTGAGCCCCATCAGAGAATCAGCCGGGAACTAGCCTCGTGTCTTCTCTCCAGTGCTAAAGATATTTCTTACCAGGGGACGGTGGAGCGCTATGCAAGCAGCGGAATTACCAGCCGCACTACGGTAATGAATCTGGTCCATCGACTGGGGAACATTGAGTCTTCTGAGGGACCCCTGCCTCAGAAAAAAGTGGTATCTCGGATCTATATTGAGGCCGATGAGGATCATGTAGCTATGCAGGACGGTTCCAATCAGCAGATGCGGCTGATCTACGTCCATGAGGGGCAGCAGAGTGTCGGGAAGAGACGCAAGGCCTTAATGGGTGTACGTCGATTTGCAGGCTTCTACAAGGGCAACTCGGATGAACTGTGGTACGAAGTGTTCGATTACCTGAACTCGGCTTATGAAGTGGATAAGATCGAGGAAATCTCCTTATCAGGGGATGGGGCGTCCTGGATCAAGATGGGTGCCCAGATTCTGCCTCGATGCAAGCTCTATCTGGATAAGTTCCACCTGGAAAAGGCCCTGCGCCAGGCGGCAACGCCGATTGATTCCTACAAAGGGACAAAGGATGAATATTACTGGTACCTCAAAGACGCCATCAGCATGGACTCCCTTGAGGACATCAACACATTCTTCGAATCAGCAGCGGGATTGCCGCTTAAAAAGACCCAGGAAAAGAAGTTAGGCGAGATGAAAACCTATCTTTTGTCCAACTGGGAATCGATCCAGAACGCGGCCAAGTCGGGCTATCAGGGCTGCAGTGCGGAAGGGCATGTCAGTCATGTGCTTTCCTCACGGTTATCTTCACGCCCGATGGGGTGGAGCACAGTAGGTGCTGAGAATATAGCGCGCATGCGAGTTTTCGTCCTCAATGGCGGGGATCTCATGGGCTACTTCGCTGCCAAAGAGAAAGAAAAGAAGAAGGAAGCCCGACTTTTGAGGCTGGAAAAACGGATCGTGAAGAAGAGCCGGGTCTACCCGGTAAAACAAGGTTCAATCAGCTATGCAACGCCTCATTTTGGGTGGTATAAATCGTAA
- a CDS encoding TRAP transporter large permease subunit, whose translation MELTLGSWSIIKETSLLALIPLLAYLIMVFRNKSNLSGLVVGVIVAAVLTGQNLQNLAGIFNAALGSFLGTIGIIIMFGSGLGYLMNKAKVSHTLVYWIVKQIGVDSEKKGMLAIIVSSIVICGLLGTLAGGNAVIAPVIIPLVAAVGLTPTAVSALLRVAGEVGLIMGPLTGVTIATMGVTGLSYGKLMLWAVIPFSLVWLAATWFAVLRIQKKYRGIEVYEITEDMVDLSNMEITAKQQRTSVLFIVSFILLVAYGILAKLGTSYAIIVMLVLSVVIAISSQMAMDEAVEEFVSGAAKMTGMFLVFIFFEAMFSMINLGGGFEALGSLLTNLVSGGGKAVVIIIASLVGGFGIEAAAVAEINIVHEMFINLVTSVNLPMEIWATAILAATRITGSLYPTANLAGQLGIARATNMKEVLKASWIGAAALWAWVIIWAFVGPMLIG comes from the coding sequence ATGGAATTAACACTGGGTAGTTGGTCAATCATCAAGGAAACATCACTGTTGGCTCTGATCCCGCTTCTGGCTTATCTTATCATGGTATTCAGAAACAAATCGAACTTGTCGGGATTGGTGGTGGGGGTCATCGTGGCCGCGGTACTCACCGGGCAAAATCTTCAGAATCTGGCAGGGATCTTCAATGCAGCTCTGGGCTCTTTCCTGGGGACCATCGGAATTATCATAATGTTCGGAAGCGGTCTGGGATATCTGATGAACAAGGCCAAAGTAAGTCACACCCTTGTTTACTGGATCGTCAAGCAGATCGGTGTCGACTCAGAGAAGAAGGGAATGTTGGCGATCATCGTATCCTCCATTGTCATCTGCGGCCTGCTGGGCACCCTTGCCGGCGGCAATGCCGTCATTGCGCCGGTGATCATCCCCTTAGTCGCAGCCGTCGGACTGACTCCCACTGCAGTTTCAGCGCTCCTTCGCGTGGCTGGTGAAGTTGGTCTCATCATGGGACCTCTGACCGGGGTTACCATTGCCACCATGGGCGTCACCGGATTATCCTATGGGAAACTCATGCTCTGGGCTGTGATCCCGTTCAGTCTGGTCTGGCTTGCAGCCACCTGGTTTGCTGTTTTGAGGATACAGAAGAAGTACAGAGGCATCGAAGTGTATGAAATCACCGAAGATATGGTGGATTTGAGTAACATGGAGATCACAGCAAAACAACAACGCACTTCCGTATTATTCATTGTTTCCTTTATCCTGTTAGTGGCATATGGCATTTTAGCGAAACTTGGAACGAGCTATGCGATCATCGTCATGTTGGTATTGTCAGTGGTCATCGCAATCAGCAGCCAAATGGCTATGGATGAAGCGGTGGAAGAATTTGTCAGTGGTGCAGCCAAGATGACAGGAATGTTTCTGGTCTTCATCTTTTTTGAAGCGATGTTCAGCATGATCAATCTGGGCGGAGGCTTTGAGGCGCTGGGCAGTTTGCTGACCAATCTGGTATCCGGAGGCGGCAAAGCAGTAGTTATTATCATTGCCTCACTTGTTGGTGGATTCGGCATCGAAGCAGCAGCAGTCGCAGAGATCAACATCGTCCATGAGATGTTCATCAACTTGGTCACCAGTGTGAATCTCCCAATGGAAATCTGGGCCACCGCGATCCTCGCAGCCACCAGAATCACGGGATCCCTGTATCCCACAGCCAATCTGGCCGGACAACTGGGGATCGCCCGGGCTACAAATATGAAAGAAGTCCTGAAAGCCAGCTGGATCGGTGCTGCTGCTTTATGGGCATGGGTTATCATCTGGGCGTTTGTCGGTCCAATGCTGATCGGTTAG
- a CDS encoding DUF3870 domain-containing protein, with protein sequence MKHKLDETIYIIGESRTHMDNAITVIYNSFYVGFIVDVRTDMIVDAGCTHTIQITEEFLKEIFIGRNILDFESLEREIKRRYHGTSQKAVIVSFKDAIKKYQDVKIKFYQ encoded by the coding sequence ATGAAACACAAACTGGATGAAACCATCTATATCATCGGAGAATCGAGAACACATATGGATAATGCCATAACGGTGATTTATAATTCTTTCTACGTTGGCTTCATCGTTGATGTCAGAACAGATATGATTGTCGATGCAGGATGCACTCATACGATTCAAATCACTGAGGAATTCTTGAAAGAAATATTCATTGGAAGAAATATCCTTGATTTTGAATCCCTGGAACGTGAAATCAAGCGGCGTTACCATGGGACTTCACAAAAGGCTGTCATTGTTTCGTTCAAAGATGCCATCAAGAAGTATCAGGATGTAAAAATTAAATTCTATCAGTAA
- a CDS encoding DEAD/DEAH box helicase produces MEQNSFDGLGLAPEVLKAIQDMGFEEPSQIQAAIIPTLMSGSDAIGQAQTGTGKTLAFGAPMISILRKSKRKVSGLVLAPTRELAVQVSDELTRLSSKTNLRILPVFGGAPIDRQMRALKEGVDIVVGTPGRVIDLINRKKLMVEDIEFFVLDEADEMLNMGFIEDVEEILSHASDNRQTMLFSATMPPAIKNLTKRFLKPDAEHITIKKVSLTVDTVEQYYFEIKHKDRFESLCRILDATSHSTVLIFCNTKRNVDTLTDHLKSRGYDVEGMHGDINQAQRMRTLAKFKEGTIEFLVATDVAARGIDVENISHVINYDLPQDLEAYVHRIGRTGRAGRTGTAFSLVTPREYMDIKQIEKMTHSKIRRKEIPTVEDIFETKYADILTDVREELEKEDYKRFLPHVTALDEDYNLAEVAAALMMMRYRDEVSFDYTQNKLEQAQRNARVFITVGKMDGLNPLKLLKFLQSNTKVDSRDIGDIEILEKFSFFEIKEDLAAPVIEACSGKKLLGRKAAMDIAEGSGKRKSRSSRPQSDKPHPFKRKKVY; encoded by the coding sequence GTGGAGCAGAACAGCTTTGACGGACTGGGGCTGGCGCCGGAAGTGCTGAAAGCCATCCAGGACATGGGGTTTGAAGAACCCTCGCAGATTCAGGCTGCCATCATCCCTACCCTGATGTCAGGCAGCGATGCCATTGGGCAGGCACAGACGGGAACCGGAAAAACCCTGGCCTTTGGGGCACCCATGATTTCCATTCTGAGGAAATCCAAGCGCAAGGTATCCGGACTGGTGCTGGCTCCGACCCGTGAACTGGCGGTTCAGGTCAGTGATGAGCTGACGCGCCTGTCCAGCAAGACAAACCTGCGCATCCTGCCTGTCTTCGGCGGCGCGCCCATTGACCGTCAGATGAGAGCCCTCAAGGAAGGGGTCGATATCGTAGTCGGAACTCCGGGACGGGTCATCGATCTGATCAACCGCAAAAAACTGATGGTCGAAGACATTGAGTTCTTCGTACTGGATGAAGCGGATGAAATGCTGAATATGGGCTTTATCGAAGATGTTGAGGAGATTCTCAGCCATGCCTCCGACAATCGTCAGACCATGTTGTTCTCCGCCACCATGCCGCCCGCCATCAAGAATCTGACCAAGCGGTTCCTGAAGCCGGACGCGGAGCACATCACCATCAAGAAAGTAAGTCTGACCGTTGATACGGTGGAACAGTACTACTTTGAAATCAAGCACAAGGATCGGTTTGAGTCACTTTGCCGGATTCTGGATGCCACGAGCCATTCCACGGTTCTGATCTTCTGCAACACCAAGCGCAACGTCGATACTCTGACGGATCACCTGAAGAGCCGGGGCTACGATGTGGAAGGCATGCACGGCGACATCAACCAGGCTCAGCGGATGCGTACCCTGGCCAAGTTCAAGGAAGGCACCATCGAATTCCTGGTAGCCACTGATGTAGCAGCCCGCGGCATCGATGTGGAGAATATCTCCCATGTCATCAACTACGACCTGCCCCAGGATCTGGAAGCCTATGTTCACCGCATCGGCCGGACTGGCCGGGCCGGACGTACCGGTACCGCGTTCTCCCTGGTAACTCCCCGGGAGTACATGGACATCAAGCAGATCGAGAAGATGACCCATTCCAAGATTCGCCGCAAGGAAATCCCGACCGTCGAAGATATTTTCGAAACCAAGTATGCTGATATCCTGACCGATGTTCGGGAAGAGCTGGAGAAAGAAGACTATAAGCGCTTCCTTCCCCATGTCACCGCACTGGACGAGGATTACAACCTGGCAGAAGTGGCCGCCGCACTCATGATGATGCGCTACCGCGATGAAGTATCCTTCGACTACACCCAGAATAAGCTGGAACAGGCTCAGCGCAACGCCAGAGTGTTCATCACCGTTGGCAAAATGGACGGTCTGAATCCGCTCAAGCTCCTGAAGTTCCTGCAGAGTAACACGAAGGTCGATTCACGGGACATCGGCGACATCGAGATCCTGGAGAAGTTCAGCTTCTTTGAAATCAAGGAAGATCTGGCCGCTCCGGTCATCGAAGCCTGCTCCGGCAAGAAGCTTCTGGGCCGCAAGGCAGCCATGGACATTGCGGAAGGCAGCGGAAAACGGAAATCCAGATCCAGCCGTCCCCAGTCCGACAAACCCCATCCCTTCAAACGAAAGAAAGTTTACTAA
- a CDS encoding dipeptide epimerase produces the protein MKITAIRIGEISVPLKTPFKTALRTVHSVEDMIVEIHTDTGHIGYGEAPPTGVITGDTKGAIVGALKDHIIKSIIGMDLENFEDIMKKLDKSVIHNNSAKAAVDIALYDLYGQLHHAPVYKLLGGHRKEIITDITISVNEPEEMAQDSRDAVKRGFDTLKIKVGKDPAKDILRMKAIREAVGYDVKLRIDANQGWKAKEAVKVLRKMEDEGLDIEFVEQPVIAHDIDGLKYVTDNISIPVLADESVFSPRDVLTILQNRAADFVNIKLMKTGGIHNALRICSIAEAYDVECMIGCMLEAKVSVNAAVHLAAAKSIITKIDLDGPVLCSEDPIDGGSIFNESRITVSEEPGFGIRRINGLKYLD, from the coding sequence ATGAAAATCACAGCCATTCGAATCGGGGAAATTTCTGTACCCTTGAAAACCCCGTTTAAGACCGCATTAAGGACCGTCCACAGTGTGGAGGATATGATCGTCGAGATTCATACAGATACCGGCCACATTGGCTACGGAGAAGCCCCGCCCACCGGTGTGATCACCGGAGACACGAAAGGGGCCATTGTAGGTGCATTGAAAGATCACATCATCAAGAGCATTATCGGAATGGATCTGGAGAATTTTGAGGATATCATGAAAAAACTCGATAAATCAGTGATCCACAATAATAGTGCGAAAGCGGCTGTGGATATCGCCCTGTACGATCTTTACGGACAGCTCCACCATGCACCTGTCTACAAGTTACTGGGCGGGCACCGCAAGGAGATCATCACTGACATTACCATCAGTGTTAACGAGCCTGAAGAAATGGCCCAGGACAGCCGGGATGCAGTCAAACGGGGGTTTGATACTCTCAAGATAAAAGTCGGCAAAGATCCTGCCAAGGATATTCTTCGGATGAAAGCGATCCGGGAGGCAGTGGGTTATGATGTCAAGCTGCGAATCGATGCCAATCAGGGCTGGAAAGCCAAGGAAGCGGTCAAAGTCCTCCGCAAAATGGAAGACGAGGGTCTGGACATTGAATTTGTCGAACAGCCCGTCATTGCTCATGACATCGACGGCCTGAAGTATGTCACAGACAACATCTCCATTCCCGTCCTGGCCGATGAATCAGTATTCTCACCCCGGGATGTACTGACCATTCTTCAGAATCGGGCGGCTGATTTTGTCAACATCAAACTGATGAAGACAGGTGGCATCCACAATGCTCTGAGGATCTGCTCCATTGCGGAGGCATATGATGTCGAATGCATGATTGGCTGTATGTTGGAAGCGAAAGTCAGCGTCAATGCTGCGGTGCATTTGGCAGCCGCCAAATCCATCATCACAAAGATCGATCTGGATGGTCCGGTGCTCTGTAGTGAAGACCCCATTGACGGCGGATCCATTTTCAATGAATCCAGGATTACGGTCAGTGAAGAACCAGGTTTTGGAATCCGGAGAATCAATGGTTTGAAATATCTCGATTGA